In Pseudomonadota bacterium, one DNA window encodes the following:
- the hemC gene encoding hydroxymethylbilane synthase, with translation MKITIGTRSAKASLVCAKSVAGLLEAAGAGAELRPISAIGDSLDVGLAGQRGGEMFTRDLDEALQRGEIDLAVHDMSHVAAVLPANVSIAAVPQRLDPRDAFVSGKAKKLSALGAGARIGASGAVRAPQLIRMARGFEIVPVISDPEANLRAVGEGVVDGVIMSSAELARLGIDNVICEHLPADRLVPAIGQGALAVEVRSDRRELIGLVTRACHHPASGVTVKAERAFLKAMDRQDGAVYAASAEVVPSGLAIVGFIATADAAKFVMEKESGKIDGAGDLGRRLAEKLLKKFS, from the coding sequence ATGAAGATAACGATCGGCACAAGGTCCGCGAAGGCATCCCTCGTCTGCGCCAAGTCGGTGGCCGGGCTCCTCGAGGCGGCCGGCGCCGGTGCGGAACTCAGACCGATATCCGCGATCGGCGACTCGCTGGACGTGGGGCTCGCGGGCCAGCGCGGCGGGGAGATGTTCACCAGGGATCTCGACGAGGCGCTCCAGAGGGGCGAGATCGACCTCGCGGTCCACGACATGAGCCATGTGGCCGCGGTCCTGCCCGCCAACGTCTCGATCGCGGCTGTCCCTCAGCGCCTCGACCCCCGCGATGCGTTCGTCTCCGGCAAGGCCAAGAAGCTCTCCGCCCTCGGCGCGGGGGCGCGCATCGGCGCCTCGGGCGCGGTGAGGGCCCCGCAGCTCATCCGCATGGCGAGGGGATTCGAGATCGTGCCCGTGATCAGCGACCCGGAGGCCAATCTGCGCGCGGTCGGCGAGGGGGTGGTGGACGGGGTCATCATGTCCTCCGCCGAGCTCGCGAGGCTCGGGATCGATAATGTGATATGCGAGCATCTGCCGGCCGACAGGCTCGTGCCCGCGATCGGCCAGGGCGCGCTCGCGGTCGAGGTGAGGAGCGACCGCCGCGAGCTCATCGGCCTCGTCACCAGGGCGTGCCATCACCCCGCCTCCGGCGTGACCGTGAAGGCCGAGCGCGCGTTCCTCAAGGCCATGGACCGGCAGGACGGAGCCGTCTATGCCGCCAGCGCCGAGGTCGTCCCCTCGGGCCTTGCGATCGTGGGATTCATCGCGACCGCCGACGCCGCGAAATTCGTCATGGAAAAGGAGAGCGGCAAGATCGACGGGGCGGGCGACCTCGGCAGGCGCCTGGCCGAAAAGCTGCTCAAGAAATTCTCCTAG
- a CDS encoding Hsp20/alpha crystallin family protein: MTKMQLWSPLGDLWDLQDEINRVFRGFGPRGSREKGEISAWAPAVDICEDKEAVRLTAELPGMRKEDVKINVEDGVLTIKGERRFSEETKKENYYRIERSYGAFSRSFTLPPTVESDRIKASMRDGVLEMQIPKKEEAKPKEVKIDIA, encoded by the coding sequence ATGACGAAGATGCAGCTGTGGTCGCCGCTGGGCGATCTGTGGGACCTGCAGGACGAGATCAACAGGGTATTCAGGGGGTTCGGCCCCCGCGGAAGCAGGGAGAAGGGCGAGATATCGGCGTGGGCCCCTGCAGTGGACATCTGCGAGGACAAGGAGGCGGTGAGGCTCACCGCGGAGCTCCCCGGCATGCGCAAGGAGGACGTGAAGATAAACGTGGAGGACGGGGTCCTCACGATCAAGGGTGAGCGCAGGTTCAGCGAGGAGACGAAGAAGGAGAACTATTACAGGATCGAGCGGAGCTACGGCGCGTTCTCGCGCTCCTTCACGCTGCCGCCGACTGTGGAGTCGGACAGGATAAAGGCCTCAATGAGGGACGGGGTTCTGGAGATGCAGATCCCCAAGAAGGAGGAGGCGAAGCCCAAGGAGGTAAAGATCGACATCGCATGA
- a CDS encoding purine-nucleoside phosphorylase, giving the protein MDTESYFSRVEEAAAWLRGRASMSPRVVVVLSAGLGSFVGDMEGTSSISSSEIPHFPRAMAEGHEGRLVFGRMKGVPMVAVSGRFHCYEGHSPQSVVFPYFVLTNLGARILITTNAAGGVNRKFRAGDLMIVRDHINMMGINPLVGIAVQRRHDQFTSMNRAYDPALRDIALREARRIRMKLREGVYLAVMGPSYETKAEIAAFRRMGADAIGMSTVPEVIASNFLGLRVLSFSCIANPAADLHEGEMSHAEVLESMQRLSPRAVRLLEGIVAEAGR; this is encoded by the coding sequence ATGGATACGGAATCGTATTTTTCCAGGGTGGAGGAGGCGGCAGCCTGGCTGCGCGGCAGGGCGAGCATGTCCCCCAGGGTCGTGGTCGTGCTCTCGGCGGGGCTCGGATCCTTTGTCGGGGACATGGAGGGGACCTCCTCGATATCGTCGTCGGAGATTCCCCACTTCCCCCGGGCCATGGCCGAGGGCCACGAGGGGAGGCTCGTCTTCGGCAGGATGAAGGGGGTCCCGATGGTCGCGGTGTCGGGCCGCTTCCACTGCTACGAGGGGCACTCCCCACAGTCGGTGGTGTTCCCGTACTTCGTGCTCACGAACCTCGGCGCCCGCATCCTCATCACCACGAACGCGGCAGGGGGGGTGAACAGAAAGTTCAGGGCGGGCGACCTCATGATCGTCCGCGACCACATCAACATGATGGGGATCAATCCCCTCGTTGGGATCGCGGTCCAGCGCAGGCATGACCAGTTCACGAGCATGAACCGGGCCTACGACCCCGCGCTCCGCGATATCGCGCTGAGGGAGGCCAGGCGGATCAGGATGAAGCTGAGGGAAGGGGTGTATCTGGCCGTGATGGGCCCGAGCTACGAGACCAAAGCGGAGATAGCGGCCTTCCGCAGGATGGGGGCGGACGCGATCGGCATGTCGACCGTGCCCGAGGTGATCGCCTCGAATTTCCTGGGGTTGCGGGTGCTCTCGTTCTCGTGCATCGCCAACCCCGCGGCCGATCTGCACGAGGGGGAGATGTCGCACGCCGAGGTGCTCGAGTCCATGCAGCGCCTCTCGCCGCGCGCGGTTCGGCTCCTCGAGGGGATAGTGGCCGAGGCGGGCAGATGA